In a genomic window of Coprococcus eutactus:
- a CDS encoding phosphoribosylaminoimidazolecarboxamide formyltransferase: MNEIQLKYGCNPNQKPSRIYMEDGSDLPVKVLNGKPGYINFLDAFNGWQLVKELKAATGLPAATSFKHVSPAGAAVGLPLNDTLAKIYWVDDLGELSPLACAYARARGADRMSSFGDFIALSDVCDADTARLIKREVSDGVIAPGYTDEAMELLLAKKKGNYNIIQIDENYVPAEIERKQVYGVTFEQGRNELKIDKNLLSNFVTANKELPEQAEIDMKIALITLKYTQSNSVCYVKGGQAIGIGAGQQSRIHCTRLAGQKADNWFLRQSPQVMGLQFVDGLGRADRDNAIDVYMGDEYEDVLKEGEWQKRFKVKPEVFTAEQKKAWLAQNTDVVLGSDAFFPFSDNIERAHKSGVKYIAQPGGSVRDDLVIECADKYDMVMVFTGIRLFHH, translated from the coding sequence ATGAACGAGATTCAGTTAAAGTATGGTTGTAACCCAAATCAGAAGCCTTCAAGAATATATATGGAGGATGGCAGTGATCTTCCTGTCAAGGTTTTAAATGGCAAGCCAGGATACATCAACTTCCTTGATGCATTCAACGGATGGCAGCTTGTAAAGGAACTCAAGGCGGCAACAGGGCTTCCAGCAGCAACATCATTCAAGCATGTTTCACCAGCAGGTGCTGCAGTTGGACTTCCACTTAACGATACACTTGCAAAGATCTACTGGGTAGATGACCTCGGAGAGCTCTCACCACTTGCATGTGCATACGCAAGGGCAAGAGGCGCTGACAGAATGTCATCATTCGGTGATTTCATTGCACTCTCAGATGTATGTGACGCAGACACAGCACGTCTTATCAAGAGAGAGGTATCAGATGGTGTTATCGCTCCTGGATACACAGATGAGGCTATGGAGCTTCTCCTTGCAAAGAAGAAGGGAAATTACAACATCATCCAGATAGATGAGAACTATGTTCCTGCTGAGATAGAGAGAAAGCAGGTATATGGTGTTACATTTGAGCAGGGAAGAAATGAGCTCAAGATAGACAAGAATCTCCTGTCAAACTTTGTTACAGCAAACAAGGAGCTTCCAGAGCAGGCTGAGATTGACATGAAGATCGCGCTCATCACACTCAAGTATACACAGTCAAATTCTGTATGCTATGTAAAGGGTGGACAGGCTATAGGTATCGGAGCAGGACAGCAGTCAAGAATCCACTGTACAAGACTTGCCGGACAGAAGGCAGACAACTGGTTCCTCCGTCAGTCACCACAGGTTATGGGACTTCAGTTCGTTGATGGACTTGGAAGAGCAGACAGAGACAATGCCATCGACGTATACATGGGAGATGAGTACGAGGATGTCCTTAAGGAAGGCGAGTGGCAGAAGAGATTCAAGGTTAAACCAGAGGTGTTCACAGCAGAGCAGAAGAAGGCATGGCTGGCGCAGAATACAGATGTTGTCCTTGGATCAGATGCATTCTTCCCATTCTCAGACAATATAGAGAGAGCTCACAAGAGTGGTGTCAAGTACATTGCACAGCCGGGCGGATCAGTTCGTGACGATCTTGTTATCGAGTGTGCCGACAAGTATGATATGGTCATGGTATTTACAGGAATCAGATTGTTCCATCACTAA
- a CDS encoding tetratricopeptide repeat protein — MSKRKRSIFKKRKRINYPLILGVVLLSCMAVLLIAYAISAIISQKDEYYDKGVTYYESGSYQEAITSFKDALNENQLFSEKKDQNIKLYMADAYLKSAQYAEAAATYKELTDSSFSGSNVNDLKDLASALDDFSNGNYGGALDVLLKEADTYPELYMYIGTCYAVTDDSENMFASYEKYVQTFGFNSYVYAMYGSYYLSNGDMESALAYIKNGLECDDTVYRKELMLLQVAYYEKNSDFDQAYELASQLVETYPDYEDGQNEYEFLSTRVSEQ, encoded by the coding sequence ATGTCGAAACGTAAACGCAGCATATTCAAGAAACGAAAGAGAATCAATTACCCACTGATCTTAGGAGTGGTTTTACTTTCGTGCATGGCAGTTCTGCTCATTGCATATGCCATATCTGCCATCATTTCACAGAAGGATGAATATTATGATAAGGGTGTCACATATTATGAGAGCGGCTCGTATCAGGAGGCGATAACATCATTCAAGGATGCACTGAATGAGAATCAGCTGTTTTCTGAAAAGAAGGATCAGAATATAAAACTTTATATGGCAGACGCATACTTAAAGAGTGCACAGTATGCTGAGGCTGCTGCCACATATAAGGAACTTACCGATTCATCATTCTCAGGATCAAATGTGAACGATCTGAAGGATCTTGCCAGTGCGCTTGATGATTTTTCAAATGGTAATTACGGAGGAGCTCTGGATGTGCTTTTGAAGGAGGCTGATACCTATCCGGAACTTTATATGTATATAGGAACATGTTATGCGGTTACCGATGATTCTGAGAATATGTTTGCAAGCTATGAGAAGTATGTTCAGACATTTGGATTTAACTCATATGTATACGCCATGTATGGCTCATATTATCTGAGCAATGGGGATATGGAGTCGGCACTTGCATATATTAAGAATGGACTTGAATGTGACGATACAGTATACAGAAAAGAACTCATGTTACTTCAGGTTGCATATTATGAGAAAAATTCTGATTTTGATCAGGCCTACGAGCTTGCTTCACAGCTGGTGGAGACATATCCTGATTATGAGGATGGACAGAATGAATATGAATTCCTGAGCACAAGAGTATCTGAGCAGTAA
- a CDS encoding GTP pyrophosphokinase, with amino-acid sequence MEIQLWKEILSPYEQAVDELLVKFNHIIMQYKSMGMYSPIESVTGRVKTVSSIIDKLQKKHIQMDHIVEEMDDIAGIRIMCQFTEDIGKVVDIIRGRQDMRIREEKDYITNAKASGYQSYHIILDYDVYTAAGRTTIQAEIQIRTMAMNFWATIEHSLQYKYRKGIPEDIRVKLRNAADATVALDREMSYVRGEIMDAQNSFNIKANIVSEIIVNIQNLYKVGNPREIQKIQDEFYSIYQKDDMELLENFAKQLDLIAEGFKAQSIN; translated from the coding sequence ATGGAGATTCAGCTTTGGAAGGAGATTTTGTCTCCCTATGAGCAGGCGGTTGATGAACTTCTAGTGAAGTTTAATCATATAATCATGCAGTATAAGAGCATGGGAATGTATTCACCTATAGAGAGTGTGACGGGAAGAGTGAAGACCGTTTCAAGTATCATAGATAAACTGCAGAAGAAGCATATTCAGATGGATCATATTGTTGAGGAGATGGATGATATTGCTGGTATAAGGATAATGTGCCAGTTCACCGAGGATATAGGAAAAGTGGTAGATATCATACGGGGCAGGCAGGATATGCGCATAAGAGAGGAAAAAGACTATATAACAAATGCCAAGGCGAGTGGATATCAGAGCTATCATATAATTCTAGACTACGATGTGTATACGGCTGCAGGGCGCACCACGATACAGGCTGAGATACAGATCAGAACGATGGCGATGAATTTTTGGGCTACAATTGAGCATTCACTTCAGTATAAATACCGCAAGGGAATTCCGGAGGACATTAGGGTGAAACTCAGAAATGCTGCGGATGCCACCGTGGCGCTGGACAGAGAGATGTCATATGTCCGTGGGGAGATAATGGATGCCCAGAATTCGTTCAATATAAAGGCAAATATTGTATCTGAGATAATAGTCAATATACAGAATCTTTATAAAGTTGGTAATCCGCGTGAGATTCAAAAGATTCAGGATGAATTCTATTCCATATATCAGAAGGATGACATGGAGCTGCTGGAGAATTTTGCAAAGCAGCTAGACCTGATTGCGGAGGGATTCAAGGCTCAGAGTATCAACTAG
- a CDS encoding RsmF rRNA methyltransferase first C-terminal domain-containing protein: MVLPKKFDERIKSQLGDEYDDYIKCFDSDMYHGIRVNTSKISVEDFLKISPFELEPVPWTKNGFYYDHKKYTPSKHPYYYAGLYYIQEPSAMTPASVLDIDEGDVVLDICAAPGGKSTELAAKLGGTGILISNDISNSRAKALLKNLELFGIGNMCVVSEPPNNLSKAFEETFDKILIDAPCSGEGMFRKSSSMMTAWENNGTELFAGLQRGILKEVCKMLKPGGRLLYSTCTFSPEEDERSVEYLLSIDDCIHLIDFPKYEKFDDGNPEWGETGNPDLKKCARLWPHHLKGEGHFIALFEKDADAYVRGCQTYSFKPYKADEDFLNFITHVSADAGITPGRIEENKGRLYYIPDGMPDVKGLRLLRHGLFLGEVKKNRFEPSQSLAMYLKKNQFDNVVDLQADDIRVIKYLKGETIELDTESADSVDSGMELKNGYVLVCVDGYPLGWAKNNRGVLKNKYLSGWRMMS; encoded by the coding sequence ATGGTTTTACCTAAGAAATTTGACGAGAGAATAAAGAGTCAGCTTGGCGATGAATACGATGACTATATAAAGTGTTTTGATAGTGATATGTATCATGGAATCAGGGTGAACACATCCAAGATATCTGTTGAGGATTTTCTTAAGATCAGTCCATTTGAACTTGAACCGGTTCCGTGGACAAAGAATGGATTCTATTACGATCATAAGAAATATACACCGTCCAAGCATCCGTATTATTATGCGGGACTTTATTATATACAGGAACCGAGTGCCATGACACCAGCTAGCGTACTTGATATCGATGAGGGGGATGTGGTGCTTGATATATGTGCAGCTCCGGGAGGAAAATCCACGGAACTTGCTGCTAAGCTTGGCGGTACAGGAATACTTATATCAAATGATATAAGCAATTCAAGGGCGAAGGCACTTCTGAAAAATCTGGAACTTTTCGGTATAGGCAACATGTGTGTTGTGAGTGAGCCGCCTAATAACCTATCAAAGGCATTTGAGGAAACATTTGACAAGATACTTATAGATGCCCCTTGTTCCGGTGAGGGAATGTTCAGAAAGTCATCGTCAATGATGACAGCCTGGGAGAACAATGGCACCGAACTATTTGCGGGACTTCAGCGGGGAATACTGAAAGAGGTATGTAAGATGCTGAAACCAGGTGGAAGACTGTTGTACTCTACGTGTACATTTTCACCTGAGGAGGATGAAAGATCAGTGGAATATCTTCTATCGATAGATGACTGTATTCATCTGATCGATTTTCCTAAATATGAGAAGTTTGATGACGGCAATCCTGAATGGGGGGAGACTGGAAATCCTGACCTCAAAAAGTGTGCTAGACTGTGGCCGCACCACCTGAAGGGGGAGGGACATTTCATTGCGCTGTTTGAAAAAGATGCTGACGCATATGTCAGAGGATGTCAGACGTATTCATTTAAACCGTATAAGGCTGATGAAGATTTCCTGAATTTTATAACTCATGTTTCTGCGGATGCCGGAATAACCCCTGGCAGGATAGAAGAGAATAAAGGGAGACTTTACTATATCCCCGATGGTATGCCTGATGTTAAGGGACTCAGGTTGCTGAGACATGGACTGTTTCTTGGAGAAGTCAAGAAAAACAGATTTGAGCCGAGCCAGTCGCTTGCAATGTATCTGAAGAAAAATCAGTTTGACAATGTGGTTGATCTGCAGGCTGATGACATACGTGTCATCAAATATTTAAAGGGAGAGACAATAGAGCTAGATACAGAATCTGCTGACAGTGTAGATTCGGGTATGGAGCTAAAAAATGGATATGTTCTTGTCTGTGTGGATGGCTATCCACTTGGCTGGGCAAAGAACAACAGAGGCGTATTGAAGAACAAATATTTATCTGGATGGAGGATGATGTCGTGA
- a CDS encoding SDR family NAD(P)-dependent oxidoreductase: MEDDVVKKVAIVTGASSGIGREFAIQIAQKYKTIDEIWLIARRKDRLAEVKAEINAVSGKLVRILSLDLTKESDIKFYRNLLERQDPSIRVLVNAAGYGIAGHFEDMTVDDVSGMLDLNCRALAEITHISLPYMSDPSNIINLASSAAFLPQPSFAIYAASKSMVLSFSRALNRELEGRGISVTAVCPGPVKTEFFDVAQKYTKSKPYKMVLRANPKKVVKKALFDSYYMSEMSVYSPLMKAFRLVSKYLPHSILIRFMK, encoded by the coding sequence ATGGAGGATGATGTCGTGAAAAAAGTAGCAATAGTAACTGGTGCATCTTCGGGAATTGGAAGAGAATTTGCTATTCAGATAGCACAGAAATACAAAACTATAGATGAGATATGGCTGATTGCGAGAAGAAAGGACAGGCTTGCAGAGGTCAAGGCTGAGATAAATGCAGTAAGCGGAAAACTTGTGAGAATATTGTCGCTTGATCTCACAAAGGAATCTGATATAAAATTCTACAGAAATCTTCTGGAGAGACAGGATCCATCCATAAGAGTTCTTGTGAATGCAGCAGGATACGGCATAGCCGGACATTTTGAGGATATGACAGTGGATGATGTAAGTGGAATGCTTGATCTCAACTGCAGAGCTCTTGCTGAGATAACACATATATCCTTGCCATACATGTCAGATCCGTCCAACATAATTAACCTTGCATCGTCTGCGGCATTCCTGCCACAGCCATCATTTGCAATATATGCAGCATCAAAGTCAATGGTGCTCAGCTTTTCAAGAGCGTTAAACAGAGAGCTTGAAGGCAGGGGAATTAGCGTGACAGCTGTCTGCCCAGGCCCGGTAAAGACAGAATTCTTTGATGTGGCACAGAAGTATACGAAGTCAAAGCCATACAAGATGGTTCTCAGAGCCAATCCTAAGAAGGTCGTTAAGAAGGCATTGTTTGATTCTTATTATATGAGTGAAATGTCTGTCTACTCACCTCTTATGAAAGCCTTCAGACTTGTGAGCAAATACCTGCCACACAGTATTCTGATCAGATTTATGAAATAA
- a CDS encoding RluA family pseudouridine synthase translates to MREIVISKNEAGQRLNKLVMKYLNKAPSSFVYRMIRKKNIKLNGGKAVGNEIVYVGDVIQLYLADDTIDSFRDDNIQTAASGSQKKFKPEIIYHDHNVLIVNKPVGVLSQKASKDDYSINESVLDYLLDNGYITSEQLRTYKPSICNRLDRNTSGLVLCGVSLMGNQELSRIIRERNIDKYYYTIVKGHIKSVQDVTAYLVKDEKKNTVIVRDGVDEIKQDSGKNEFEKIHTIFEPVRSNGKYTEVKVKLITGKTHQIRAQLSHMGYPIVGDQKYGDRETNIYFRQTYKLRNQLLHCGEVKFTNVTGGLDYLTGKIFSAFKPDMYKKIEKDLFE, encoded by the coding sequence ATGAGAGAGATAGTAATATCAAAAAACGAGGCAGGACAGAGACTGAATAAACTTGTGATGAAATATCTGAACAAGGCTCCGTCTAGTTTCGTGTACAGGATGATAAGAAAGAAAAACATAAAATTAAATGGTGGCAAAGCAGTTGGAAATGAGATAGTGTATGTCGGGGATGTGATACAGCTTTATCTTGCGGATGACACGATAGATTCATTTAGGGATGATAATATACAGACTGCGGCTTCTGGATCACAGAAGAAGTTCAAACCGGAGATAATATATCATGATCACAATGTCCTTATAGTCAACAAACCGGTTGGCGTATTGTCGCAGAAAGCCTCCAAAGACGATTATTCGATAAATGAAAGTGTGTTAGATTATCTTCTGGACAATGGATATATAACTTCAGAGCAGCTTAGAACATATAAGCCGTCGATATGCAACAGACTGGATAGAAATACATCCGGTCTTGTTCTATGTGGAGTATCCCTTATGGGAAACCAGGAATTATCCAGGATAATAAGGGAGAGAAATATAGACAAATATTATTACACCATTGTAAAGGGACACATAAAGTCGGTTCAGGACGTTACGGCATATCTTGTAAAGGACGAGAAAAAGAATACAGTTATCGTGAGAGACGGTGTGGACGAGATAAAGCAGGATTCTGGAAAGAATGAATTTGAAAAAATCCATACGATATTCGAACCGGTAAGATCTAATGGAAAATATACCGAGGTGAAGGTTAAGCTGATAACAGGAAAAACTCATCAGATCAGGGCGCAGCTTTCTCATATGGGTTATCCGATCGTCGGAGATCAGAAGTATGGGGACAGAGAGACGAATATATACTTCAGACAGACATACAAACTTAGAAATCAATTGCTGCACTGCGGTGAGGTTAAATTTACAAATGTTACGGGTGGCCTTGATTACCTAACCGGTAAAATTTTTTCTGCGTTTAAGCCTGACATGTATAAGAAAATAGAAAAGGATTTATTTGAGTAG
- a CDS encoding Holliday junction resolvase RecU, protein MATWNSRGLRGSTLEDMINHTNEYYRQKNLALVQKIPTPITPIKIDKDSSQITLAYFEKDSTVDYIGVVQGVPICFDAKECATDTFTMRNIHEHQIKFMSDFEKQDGVSFLVIMFTGRNRLYYMRFSELEGFLERAKNGHPNNFKYDELDPDYFVESKGGALVHYLEPLSRDLSGHD, encoded by the coding sequence ATGGCAACATGGAATTCCCGCGGACTTAGGGGATCTACCCTTGAGGATATGATAAACCATACAAACGAATACTACAGACAGAAAAATCTCGCACTGGTTCAGAAGATACCCACCCCTATAACACCAATAAAGATTGACAAGGACAGCAGTCAGATAACGCTGGCATACTTTGAAAAGGATTCCACGGTCGATTACATAGGCGTAGTTCAGGGTGTTCCCATCTGTTTTGATGCCAAGGAGTGTGCGACAGACACATTTACTATGAGGAACATACATGAACATCAGATAAAATTTATGTCTGACTTTGAAAAGCAGGATGGAGTGAGTTTTCTAGTAATCATGTTTACAGGAAGAAACAGGCTGTATTACATGAGATTTTCGGAACTTGAAGGATTTCTTGAAAGAGCAAAGAACGGACATCCTAACAATTTCAAATATGATGAGTTGGATCCTGATTATTTTGTGGAGTCAAAGGGAGGTGCCCTTGTGCATTACCTGGAGCCTCTAAGTCGTGATCTGTCAGGGCATGACTAA
- the hisZ gene encoding ATP phosphoribosyltransferase regulatory subunit has product MQDKLLQTPDGVRDTYDVECKKKRKVMNELHHILELYSYHDIETPTFEFFDIFNRDKGSAPSNEMYKFFDRDNNTLVLRPDITPSIARCVAKYYADEEFPVRLCYTGNTYTNTLKLQGKLKEVTQIGAELINDDSSAADAEIIATVIDCFNEIGIKDFQIEIGQIDYFKGLVAESGISEEEEDQIKEYIHIKNFFGLEEYVDALDISDSLKKAFSSFDSLFGGVAMLDTAESYVSNETSLEAVKRLRRVYEALECYGYEKHISFDLGMLDGYNYYTGIIFRGYTYGTGDAVVKGGRYNNLLKQFGKDAPSIGFAFTVEELIMAMNRQNIKIHVEYSNTIILYNIEEQDKAIKTGMKLRSEGCKIELIRKSQKKSIEDYLEYARREHFSGLIYFDQKELAVAYDVINKTNSMWDGESYSIK; this is encoded by the coding sequence ATGCAGGACAAACTGTTACAGACCCCAGATGGAGTTAGGGACACCTACGATGTAGAGTGCAAAAAGAAGAGAAAGGTTATGAATGAACTCCACCACATCTTGGAGTTATACAGCTATCATGACATAGAGACACCGACATTTGAGTTTTTTGATATATTTAACAGAGACAAGGGATCGGCTCCTTCGAATGAGATGTATAAGTTCTTTGACAGAGATAACAATACACTTGTTTTAAGACCTGATATCACTCCGTCTATTGCAAGATGTGTTGCAAAGTATTATGCAGACGAGGAGTTTCCTGTAAGACTTTGTTACACAGGTAACACATACACAAATACACTTAAGCTTCAGGGTAAGCTCAAGGAAGTGACGCAGATAGGTGCAGAGCTTATAAACGATGATTCATCAGCGGCTGATGCGGAGATAATAGCCACCGTCATAGATTGCTTCAATGAGATTGGAATAAAGGATTTCCAGATCGAGATAGGTCAGATCGACTATTTCAAGGGCCTTGTCGCAGAGTCTGGTATAAGTGAAGAGGAAGAGGATCAGATAAAGGAATATATTCATATTAAGAACTTTTTTGGCCTTGAGGAATATGTAGACGCACTTGATATCAGTGATTCGCTCAAAAAGGCTTTTTCTTCTTTTGATTCACTGTTTGGTGGTGTGGCGATGCTTGACACGGCTGAGAGCTATGTGTCAAATGAGACATCACTTGAGGCTGTAAAGAGGCTCAGAAGAGTTTATGAGGCACTCGAGTGCTACGGATACGAAAAGCATATAAGTTTTGATCTTGGCATGCTTGATGGATACAATTATTATACAGGAATCATTTTCAGGGGTTATACTTATGGCACTGGTGATGCTGTAGTAAAGGGTGGCCGTTACAATAATCTGTTAAAGCAGTTTGGCAAGGATGCGCCTTCTATAGGATTTGCGTTCACGGTGGAAGAACTTATAATGGCGATGAACAGACAGAATATCAAGATACATGTGGAGTATTCAAATACCATCATTCTTTATAATATTGAGGAGCAGGACAAAGCGATCAAGACAGGCATGAAACTTAGAAGTGAGGGATGCAAGATAGAGCTTATAAGAAAGTCACAGAAAAAGTCTATTGAAGATTATCTAGAGTACGCTCGAAGGGAGCATTTCTCGGGACTTATATATTTTGATCAGAAAGAGTTGGCTGTGGCGTATGATGTTATAAATAAGACAAACTCAATGTGGGATGGCGAATCATATAGCATAAAATGA
- the hisG gene encoding ATP phosphoribosyltransferase, which translates to MRYLTFALAKGRLAKKTLALLEQIGITCEEMKDPDTRKLIFVNEELKMKFFLSKATDVPTYVEYGAADIGVVGKDTILEEGRNLYEVMDLGFGKCRMCVCGPASARELLKKNEIIRVASKYPVIAKDYFNNRKHQTVEIIKLNGSVELAPIVGLSEVIVDIVETGSTLRENGLEVLEEVCPLSARMVVNQVSLKMENERIHRLLEDLNRLIKEENK; encoded by the coding sequence ATGAGATATTTGACTTTTGCCCTAGCTAAGGGAAGACTTGCAAAGAAGACGCTTGCACTTCTTGAGCAGATAGGTATAACATGTGAAGAGATGAAGGATCCAGATACAAGAAAGCTTATATTTGTCAACGAAGAACTGAAAATGAAGTTTTTCCTGTCAAAGGCTACAGATGTCCCAACATATGTTGAGTATGGCGCGGCTGATATAGGTGTTGTTGGAAAGGATACAATCCTTGAAGAGGGACGTAACCTCTACGAGGTTATGGATCTTGGATTTGGCAAATGCCGTATGTGCGTGTGCGGACCGGCATCGGCGAGAGAACTTTTAAAGAAGAATGAGATAATAAGGGTTGCCAGCAAATATCCTGTTATAGCAAAGGATTATTTCAATAACAGAAAACACCAGACGGTGGAGATAATCAAGCTTAACGGTTCAGTTGAGCTTGCCCCTATAGTGGGACTTTCAGAGGTGATAGTGGATATAGTTGAGACCGGAAGTACACTCAGGGAGAACGGCCTTGAGGTGCTTGAGGAGGTCTGTCCGCTCTCAGCGAGAATGGTAGTGAACCAGGTGAGCCTTAAGATGGAGAATGAGAGAATACACAGGCTTCTTGAGGATCTCAACAGACTTATTAAAGAAGAGAACAAATAG
- the hisD gene encoding histidinol dehydrogenase, which translates to MRIVKLNAETKKDLLKNLLKRSPSNFGNYAETVQGIVDDVRDNGDAALFSYTKKFDKADITAANVKVTQAEIDYAYTQVSPELLEVIRKAKKNIWEYHEKQKQYSWFDSKPNGTLLGQKVTALASVGVYVPGGKAVYPSSVLMNVMPAKVAGVEKIVMTTPCNAEGEVYATTLVAAKEAGVDEIYKAGGAQAIAALAYGTESIPKVDKIVGPGNIFVALAKRAVYGHVSIDSIAGPSEVMVLADDTANPRYVAADLLSQAEHDEMASAILVTTSADLAEKVSVQVDKFIDELSRKEIMRKSIDNYGYILLADNLNDAIDAVNDIASEHLEIVTANPFDVMTRVKNAGAIFIGEYSSEPLGDYFAGPNHVLPTNGTAKFFSPLSVDDFIKKSSIIYYSKEALEAVHTDIETFAKAEQLTAHANSIAVRFEK; encoded by the coding sequence ATGAGAATTGTAAAGCTTAACGCAGAGACAAAGAAGGATCTTCTGAAAAATCTTTTAAAGAGAAGTCCAAGCAATTTCGGTAATTATGCTGAGACTGTACAGGGAATAGTTGATGATGTGAGGGACAACGGTGATGCCGCTCTCTTCTCGTATACAAAAAAGTTTGACAAGGCAGATATAACAGCAGCCAATGTCAAGGTCACACAGGCTGAGATAGATTATGCATATACACAGGTGAGCCCGGAGCTTCTTGAGGTTATCAGAAAGGCAAAGAAAAATATCTGGGAGTATCATGAGAAGCAGAAGCAGTACAGCTGGTTTGACTCAAAACCAAACGGAACACTTCTCGGACAGAAGGTCACAGCACTGGCATCGGTTGGTGTGTATGTACCTGGTGGAAAAGCTGTATATCCTTCATCAGTTCTTATGAATGTAATGCCTGCTAAGGTTGCAGGAGTTGAGAAGATCGTCATGACCACCCCTTGTAACGCAGAGGGCGAGGTGTATGCGACAACACTTGTTGCTGCAAAAGAAGCAGGAGTTGACGAGATATACAAAGCCGGAGGCGCTCAGGCGATTGCAGCCCTTGCATATGGAACGGAGTCAATTCCAAAGGTTGATAAGATAGTTGGTCCTGGAAACATATTTGTAGCTTTGGCAAAGAGAGCTGTATACGGACATGTCAGCATTGATTCTATAGCAGGACCATCTGAGGTAATGGTTCTTGCGGATGATACAGCCAATCCAAGGTATGTTGCTGCTGATCTGCTCTCACAGGCTGAGCATGATGAGATGGCATCCGCTATCCTTGTTACAACATCTGCGGATCTTGCAGAAAAGGTTTCAGTTCAGGTAGACAAGTTTATAGATGAACTTTCAAGAAAAGAAATAATGAGAAAGTCCATAGACAACTATGGTTATATTCTTCTTGCAGATAATCTTAATGATGCGATAGATGCGGTAAACGACATAGCATCAGAACACCTTGAGATTGTCACAGCCAATCCGTTTGACGTAATGACAAGAGTAAAGAATGCAGGAGCGATATTTATCGGTGAGTATTCTTCAGAACCCCTCGGAGATTACTTCGCAGGTCCTAATCATGTGCTTCCTACAAATGGAACAGCAAAGTTCTTCTCACCTCTTTCAGTGGATGATTTCATCAAGAAATCAAGCATAATCTACTATTCAAAAGAGGCGCTTGAGGCCGTTCACACTGACATAGAGACATTTGCTAAGGCTGAGCAGCTCACAGCCCATGCCAATTCGATAGCGGTTAGATTTGAAAAATAA
- the hisB gene encoding imidazoleglycerol-phosphate dehydratase HisB: MAEKAARIAKCTRKTNETDITLELNIDGKGQSKIDTGIGFFDHMLTSFAKHGFFDLNVTVKGDLYVDCHHTIEDVGIVLGKAIKEAVGEKKAIKRFGNFFLPMDETLVMCAIDLSGRPYLVYDLNLTTERVGYFDTQMVKEFFYAVSYAAEMNLNLKQFSGENDHHIIEAAFKAFAKALDEATTYDRRLNGRVLSTKGTL, encoded by the coding sequence ATGGCAGAAAAAGCGGCAAGAATCGCAAAATGCACAAGAAAGACCAACGAGACGGACATAACCCTCGAATTAAATATAGATGGAAAAGGACAGTCTAAAATAGATACAGGTATAGGTTTTTTTGACCATATGCTCACAAGCTTCGCAAAACATGGATTTTTTGATCTCAATGTGACGGTAAAGGGAGATTTGTATGTAGACTGCCATCACACTATAGAGGATGTTGGTATCGTGCTCGGCAAGGCTATCAAGGAGGCTGTCGGAGAAAAAAAAGCCATCAAGAGATTTGGCAATTTCTTCCTTCCTATGGATGAAACCCTTGTAATGTGTGCTATTGACCTGTCAGGAAGACCATATCTTGTCTATGATCTGAACCTCACTACAGAGAGAGTAGGATATTTTGACACTCAGATGGTCAAGGAGTTCTTCTATGCGGTATCGTACGCTGCAGAGATGAATCTCAACTTAAAACAGTTCTCCGGTGAGAACGATCACCACATCATAGAGGCTGCATTTAAGGCATTTGCAAAGGCTCTTGATGAGGCAACAACTTACGACAGAAGATTAAATGGAAGGGTTCTCTCTACAAAAGGTACCCTTTAA